A portion of the Streptomyces platensis genome contains these proteins:
- a CDS encoding bifunctional glycosyltransferase/CDP-glycerol:glycerophosphate glycerophosphotransferase: MPETGPDAGPRFSIIVPVFRVRGFLRACMDSVLGQDFADFELLAVDDCSPDGSGAILDEYAARDDRVQVLHLPENAGLGPARNAGLARARGDYLLFLDSDDTLVPGALGALAERLAATAHPEILIFDYARTYWDGTTRRNTLSALLDESGAPSFPLTERPELLDLLQIVWNKAYRRDFVEEHGFTFPPGYYEDAPWTFCTLITAPRIAVLDRVCLHYRQRRQGGNILRTTSRKHFDVFDQYARVFDHLDAHPELAHWRVHMFRKMVDHYLTVLDKPGRLPRGATAEFFHRAARDYRRRLPAGFVRPSGVAGGKYALLAKDAYPALAGLKVAGKVRRTVRKHAGKRVRQAKRKAMDLRYQALLRQPLDENLAVYSAYWNRLPSCNPLAVYEKARELAPDVHGVWVVKKQLAGTVPAGIDHVVLNSPRYWEVVARAKYLVNNVNFADNVVKREGQIHLQTHHGTPLKSMGTDQKRYPAAAKGMSFRKLLARADRWDFSLSANRHTTEQWERVYPCDFASLDAGYPRNDVYYRATAQDVLDIRERLGIAPGRTAVLYAPTMRDYQVGYVPRLDLERISRALGENFVLLVRTHYFYDRDPALQKLQERGALIDVSGHPVVEELCLAADALVTDYSSIMFDYANLDRPIINYADDWDTYVRSRGVTFDLLSGLPGDTPGVLATTEDELIDAFRTGRWDDGQATALRAAFRARFCPWDDGHAAERVVRRVFLGQAATPEPLPQEHRTVAPTPRAAAAAAGLVTLPAPRSGAHDDVRMPGTSGTSGAPGTPGTSGAPGASGTSGTSGTSGTSGASDVEMAG; encoded by the coding sequence ATGCCCGAGACAGGCCCCGACGCCGGCCCCCGCTTCAGCATCATCGTGCCCGTGTTCCGCGTGCGGGGCTTCCTGCGCGCGTGCATGGACTCGGTGCTGGGGCAGGATTTCGCGGACTTCGAGCTGCTCGCTGTCGACGACTGCTCCCCCGACGGCAGCGGCGCCATCCTGGACGAGTACGCCGCGCGCGACGACCGTGTCCAGGTCCTGCACCTCCCGGAGAACGCCGGCCTGGGCCCCGCCCGCAACGCCGGCCTGGCGCGGGCCCGCGGCGACTACCTCCTCTTCCTCGACAGCGATGACACCCTCGTGCCCGGCGCGCTCGGCGCCCTCGCCGAACGGCTGGCCGCCACCGCGCACCCCGAGATCCTGATCTTCGACTACGCCCGGACGTACTGGGACGGCACCACCCGCCGCAACACCCTGTCCGCACTGCTCGACGAGTCCGGCGCGCCGTCCTTCCCGCTCACCGAACGGCCCGAGCTCCTCGACCTGCTCCAGATCGTCTGGAACAAGGCCTACCGCCGCGACTTCGTCGAGGAGCACGGCTTCACCTTCCCGCCGGGCTACTACGAGGACGCCCCCTGGACGTTCTGCACGCTGATCACCGCACCGCGGATCGCGGTTCTCGACCGGGTCTGCCTGCACTACCGCCAGCGCCGGCAGGGCGGCAACATCCTGCGCACCACCAGCCGCAAGCACTTCGACGTCTTCGACCAGTACGCCCGGGTCTTCGACCACCTGGACGCACACCCCGAACTGGCGCACTGGCGCGTGCACATGTTCCGCAAGATGGTGGACCACTATCTGACCGTCCTGGACAAGCCCGGCCGGCTGCCGCGCGGCGCCACCGCCGAGTTCTTCCACCGCGCCGCCCGCGACTACCGCCGGCGGCTGCCGGCCGGCTTCGTCCGCCCCTCCGGAGTGGCGGGCGGCAAGTACGCGCTGCTCGCCAAGGACGCCTACCCGGCGCTGGCCGGTCTGAAGGTCGCCGGCAAGGTGCGGCGCACGGTGCGCAAGCACGCCGGCAAGCGGGTCCGGCAGGCCAAGCGCAAGGCCATGGACCTGCGTTACCAGGCGTTGCTGCGGCAGCCGCTGGACGAGAACCTCGCGGTCTACTCCGCGTACTGGAACCGGCTGCCGTCCTGCAACCCGCTGGCGGTCTACGAGAAGGCCAGGGAGCTGGCACCGGACGTGCACGGCGTCTGGGTCGTCAAGAAGCAGCTCGCCGGCACGGTCCCGGCCGGCATCGACCATGTCGTGCTGAACTCCCCGCGCTACTGGGAGGTGGTGGCCCGCGCGAAGTACCTCGTCAACAACGTCAACTTCGCCGACAACGTGGTCAAGCGCGAGGGCCAGATCCACCTCCAGACCCACCACGGCACCCCGCTGAAGTCGATGGGCACCGACCAGAAGCGCTACCCGGCCGCCGCCAAGGGCATGAGCTTCCGCAAGCTGCTGGCCCGCGCCGACCGCTGGGACTTCTCGCTGTCCGCCAACCGGCACACCACCGAGCAGTGGGAACGCGTCTACCCCTGCGACTTCGCCTCGTTGGACGCCGGTTACCCCCGTAACGACGTCTACTACCGGGCCACCGCCCAGGACGTCCTGGACATCCGCGAACGCCTCGGCATCGCCCCCGGCAGGACGGCCGTCCTGTACGCGCCGACGATGCGCGACTACCAGGTCGGCTATGTCCCGCGGCTCGACCTGGAGCGGATCTCCCGCGCCCTGGGCGAGAACTTCGTCCTGCTGGTGCGCACCCACTACTTCTACGACCGGGACCCCGCCCTCCAGAAGCTCCAGGAGCGCGGTGCGCTGATCGACGTGTCCGGTCACCCGGTCGTCGAGGAGCTGTGCCTGGCCGCCGACGCCCTGGTCACCGACTATTCGTCGATCATGTTCGACTACGCCAACCTCGACCGGCCGATCATCAACTACGCCGACGACTGGGACACCTACGTCCGCTCCCGCGGCGTCACCTTCGATCTGCTCTCGGGCCTCCCCGGCGACACCCCCGGCGTGCTCGCCACCACGGAGGACGAGCTGATCGACGCGTTCCGCACCGGCCGCTGGGACGACGGACAGGCCACCGCACTGCGCGCCGCGTTCCGCGCCCGGTTCTGCCCGTGGGACGACGGCCACGCCGCCGAGCGCGTGGTGCGCCGCGTCTTCCTGGGCCAGGCGGCGACCCCCGAGCCGCTGCCCCAGGAGCACCGCACGGTCGCCCCGACCCCGCGCGCCGCGGCCGCGGCAGCCGGCCTGGTCACGCTGCCGGCTCCGCGGAGCGGGGCGCACGATGACGTGCGGATGCCGGGGACTTCGGGCACGTCGGGGGCGCCGGGGACTCCGGGCACGTCGGGGGCGCCGGGCGCTTCGGGGACCTCGGGCACGTCCGGCACCTCGGGGACGTCGGGCGCCTCGGATGTGGAGATGGCGGGCTGA
- a CDS encoding TetR/AcrR family transcriptional regulator: MAEDGSGSEPAAARRAPAGAAVLREDKTAAIRAAVFEELAAAGFARMSIEGIARRAGVGKTAVYRRWRSKLHLVLDVVSAVAAAGMPTPDTGSLAGDVRMLLEVAARALRHPMASQIIPDLLAEAARSPELAQALKAALHDSQEGVAAAVVARAVERGELPQDVDARLALDLLTGPLYWRLLVARDELPRGYLDALTCSVVAALGAK, from the coding sequence ATGGCAGAAGACGGCAGCGGGAGCGAACCCGCGGCGGCACGCCGGGCCCCGGCAGGCGCCGCCGTATTGCGCGAGGACAAGACCGCGGCGATCCGTGCCGCGGTCTTCGAGGAGCTGGCCGCGGCGGGCTTCGCCCGGATGTCGATCGAGGGCATCGCGCGGCGCGCGGGCGTCGGCAAGACCGCCGTCTACCGGCGGTGGCGCTCCAAGCTGCACCTCGTCCTGGACGTGGTCTCCGCGGTGGCCGCGGCGGGCATGCCGACGCCGGACACCGGGTCGCTGGCCGGTGACGTACGGATGCTGCTGGAGGTCGCGGCGCGGGCGCTGCGGCACCCGATGGCCTCGCAGATCATCCCGGACCTGCTGGCGGAGGCGGCCCGCAGCCCCGAACTGGCGCAGGCGCTGAAGGCGGCGCTGCACGACAGCCAGGAGGGCGTCGCGGCCGCGGTGGTGGCCCGGGCCGTGGAACGCGGCGAGCTGCCGCAGGACGTGGACGCCCGCCTCGCCCTGGACCTGCTGACCGGGCCGCTGTACTGGCGGCTCCTGGTCGCCCGCGACGAGCTGCCCAGGGGGTACCTCGACGCACTGACGTGCTCGGTGGTGGCGGCGCTCGGGGCGAAGTGA
- a CDS encoding ABC transporter permease: MPQTLAPPAPAPTGASTPGAAPDPELRALAERHGLTVSGARPSLPEYVRRLWQRRHFIRSFAGAKLTAQYSQAKLGQLWQVVTPLLNALVYYLIFGLLIGTNRNVDDYIPFLVTGVFIFTFTQSSVLAGTRAISGNLGLVRALHFPRACLPISFCLMQLQQLLMSMGVLIAILLASGQLPGWSWLLVVPALVLQFVFNTGLAMVMARLGSKTPDLAQLMPFIMRTWMYASGVMYSMSAVTAGKHVPTVVQVLLDLNPAAVYIDLMRFALIDSFHAQQLPPHVWALAGGWALVMGAVGFVYFWKAEERYGRG, translated from the coding sequence ATGCCCCAGACCCTCGCTCCCCCGGCCCCGGCGCCCACCGGGGCGTCCACCCCCGGCGCGGCCCCCGACCCGGAGCTGCGCGCACTGGCCGAGCGCCATGGACTCACGGTGAGCGGCGCCCGCCCCTCACTGCCCGAGTACGTCCGCCGGCTGTGGCAGCGGCGGCACTTCATCAGGTCGTTCGCCGGCGCCAAGCTCACCGCGCAGTACAGCCAGGCGAAGCTGGGCCAGCTGTGGCAGGTGGTGACCCCGCTGCTCAATGCGCTGGTCTACTACTTGATCTTCGGCCTGCTGATCGGCACCAACCGGAACGTGGACGACTACATCCCGTTCCTGGTCACCGGCGTCTTCATCTTCACCTTCACGCAGAGCTCGGTGCTGGCCGGTACGCGGGCGATCTCCGGCAACCTCGGTCTGGTGCGGGCGCTGCACTTCCCGCGGGCCTGTCTGCCGATCTCGTTCTGCCTGATGCAGCTCCAGCAGCTGCTGATGTCGATGGGCGTCCTCATCGCCATCCTGCTGGCGTCCGGCCAGCTGCCGGGCTGGTCGTGGCTGCTGGTCGTGCCGGCGCTGGTGCTCCAGTTCGTGTTCAACACGGGGCTGGCGATGGTGATGGCGCGGCTGGGTTCGAAGACCCCGGACCTGGCGCAGCTGATGCCGTTCATCATGCGGACGTGGATGTATGCCTCCGGCGTCATGTACAGCATGAGCGCGGTCACCGCGGGCAAGCACGTGCCCACCGTCGTCCAGGTCCTGCTGGACCTCAATCCGGCGGCCGTCTACATCGACCTGATGCGGTTCGCGCTGATCGACAGCTTCCACGCGCAGCAGCTGCCGCCGCATGTGTGGGCGCTCGCCGGGGGCTGGGCGCTGGTGATGGGCGCCGTGGGCTTTGTGTACTTCTGGAAGGCTGAGGAGCGGTACGGACGTGGCTGA
- a CDS encoding ABC transporter ATP-binding protein yields MAEQNNGVRAPEAAGARIPTVIADDLHIVYRVYGTGAGKGTATAALNRIVRRKPSSGVREVHAVKGVSFTAYRGESIGLIGSNGSGKSTLLKAVAGLLPAERGKVYTHGQPSLLGVNAALMNDLTGEKNVLLGGLAMGMSREQVRDRYDGIVDFSGINEKGDFISLPMRTYSSGMSARLKFSIAAAKDHDVLMIDEALATGDRSFQKRSEARIRELRKEAGTVFLVSHNNKSIRNTCERVLWLERGELIMDGPTDEVVTAYEKQTGK; encoded by the coding sequence GTGGCTGAGCAGAACAACGGCGTCCGCGCCCCCGAGGCGGCCGGGGCCCGCATCCCGACGGTGATCGCGGACGATCTGCACATCGTCTACCGCGTCTACGGCACCGGCGCGGGCAAGGGCACTGCCACCGCCGCCCTCAACCGCATCGTGCGCCGCAAGCCGTCCTCGGGCGTGCGCGAGGTGCACGCGGTCAAGGGCGTCTCCTTCACCGCCTACCGGGGTGAGTCGATCGGGCTGATCGGTTCCAACGGCTCGGGCAAGTCGACGCTGCTCAAGGCAGTCGCCGGTCTGCTGCCCGCCGAGCGCGGCAAGGTCTACACGCACGGCCAGCCCTCGCTGCTGGGCGTCAACGCGGCCCTGATGAACGATCTGACCGGCGAGAAGAACGTCCTCCTCGGCGGGCTGGCGATGGGCATGTCCCGCGAGCAGGTCCGGGACCGCTACGACGGCATCGTCGACTTCTCCGGCATCAACGAGAAGGGCGACTTCATCTCGCTGCCGATGCGCACCTATTCCTCCGGCATGTCGGCCCGGCTGAAGTTCTCCATCGCCGCGGCCAAGGACCACGATGTGCTGATGATCGACGAGGCGCTGGCCACCGGTGACCGCAGCTTCCAGAAGCGCTCCGAGGCCCGCATCCGCGAACTGCGCAAGGAGGCCGGCACGGTCTTCCTCGTCAGCCACAACAACAAGTCCATCCGCAACACCTGCGAACGCGTCCTGTGGCTGGAGCGCGGCGAGCTGATCATGGACGGCCCGACGGACGAGGTCGTCACGGCGTACGAGAAGCAGACAGGCAAGTAG